The following coding sequences are from one Streptobacillus felis window:
- a CDS encoding septal ring lytic transglycosylase RlpA family protein — MRKLLVILLLGLTFSSVNANENINSSHIENVEVNNSDIKELISELKGEQEENKDKAYDLNIEIKEQSPVEEETDKKKENKEENETQEVVETKVYETGIASYYGERWNGRKTASGEIFDTWKISAAHKKLPFGTKVKVTNIKNGKSVIVRINDRGPFVKGRVIDLSKAAFKQIEDLNKGITKVKLEIVK; from the coding sequence ATGAGAAAATTACTAGTTATACTTTTATTAGGTTTAACTTTTTCATCAGTTAATGCTAATGAAAATATTAATAGTAGTCATATCGAAAATGTTGAAGTCAATAACTCTGACATTAAAGAATTAATATCAGAATTAAAAGGAGAGCAAGAAGAAAATAAAGATAAAGCTTATGACCTAAACATTGAAATTAAAGAACAAAGTCCAGTAGAAGAAGAAACAGATAAAAAGAAAGAAAATAAAGAAGAAAATGAAACACAAGAGGTTGTAGAAACTAAAGTATATGAAACAGGTATTGCTTCATATTATGGTGAAAGATGGAACGGTAGAAAAACTGCCAGTGGAGAAATATTTGATACTTGGAAAATTTCTGCAGCACATAAAAAATTACCTTTTGGTACAAAAGTAAAAGTAACAAACATAAAAAATGGGAAATCTGTAATTGTTAGAATAAATGATAGAGGACCTTTTGTTAAAGGTAGAGTTATAGATTTAAGTAAAGCTGCTTTTAAACAAATTGAAGATTTAAATAAAGGTATTACCAAAGTTAAATTGGAAATTGTTAAATAA